In the genome of Bremerella sp. JC817, one region contains:
- a CDS encoding secretin N-terminal domain-containing protein, whose product MQRASSIAPISFSLLPALLLSAFATTTAWSQETVEPAAPVVEESVTNDASGIESRLRFSFSGASWREVLDWLAEAAELSLYVDDVPTGSFTYSDRQQYTVDEAVARLNLFLLPRGYALVRRDELLSVINLGDPRGLQQLDAMAKVVPADGLEGLNPHEVVKCFVPLGQVVASEAISEMQPLSLMTTPVTLPKSNQLIITDTVKNLRSALDVLNSMQQPQQSTESIRRFNLKHVDAQTVLMVAATHLGIPENAMSGIDITITTDLTGKRLFVVGSEEKLNRLEQLLKVVDVPDEAELAPSQQQLVSHPVTGDNLQVIYDVLQTILADKNLRLTRQEESNTIVALADPEVHQLIRETIAELQAPSVEFSVVELGSVDPYFAVSLIGEMFGVPNEIPKKGEPEPKVAPPKVDADPGNRRLFVRGTADQIRQIEQLVTRLETRSPNTSGTDLRFVPLTGATRDELLESAKQSWDGNNRLEILPTSESTQNPVIERTLHPESGTTTEPAATVPTQSPVEMTPAPRKTPRSKPSLNEDDFVAWSGQKPSIPTSVPTSTTTPPIRTQVVPNGILLQSDDVQALDQFERHLRSLSSHERNAISPTIVYYLKYVSAEEAVKMLADLLDGGNALSDTPSDTLVRGSVSGLGTFYGSLLFDRDGMTTVTAGTATIVSDARLNRLIVQGTKEDIATIENYMKIIDKDSSITEIETAGRSRIIALRHAKAEEVAEMIREAFPGRVDTSSQRGNPQAQQQNAPRPTNDPRGGEEEQRRVDDKPTRGNKPVMAVAVHEASNSLVITAPDSLFAEVQQLVESVDQRSERAVRVITAGSGVNLETIQQILSEQSGNTSQRPRTNNRPRSNTPTRSNNSRGR is encoded by the coding sequence ATGCAACGCGCTTCGTCCATTGCTCCGATTTCCTTTTCGTTGTTGCCAGCTTTGCTGCTGTCAGCCTTTGCCACCACCACTGCGTGGTCGCAGGAAACCGTTGAGCCTGCGGCTCCTGTTGTGGAAGAATCGGTCACCAACGATGCATCAGGCATCGAAAGCCGCTTAAGATTTTCGTTCAGCGGTGCCTCTTGGCGCGAAGTTCTGGACTGGCTGGCCGAGGCGGCTGAGCTTTCGTTGTATGTCGACGACGTTCCCACCGGAAGTTTCACCTATTCCGATCGTCAGCAGTACACCGTCGATGAAGCGGTCGCTCGGCTGAACTTGTTTCTGCTTCCCCGCGGTTACGCACTCGTTCGCCGGGATGAATTGCTTTCGGTCATCAACCTCGGCGACCCTCGCGGACTGCAGCAGTTGGATGCGATGGCGAAGGTTGTCCCAGCCGATGGCCTGGAAGGCTTGAACCCGCACGAAGTCGTGAAGTGCTTCGTCCCGCTGGGCCAGGTGGTCGCGTCCGAAGCGATCAGCGAAATGCAGCCCCTTTCGCTAATGACCACTCCGGTCACACTGCCTAAGTCGAACCAGTTGATCATTACCGATACGGTGAAGAACCTGCGAAGTGCACTCGACGTCCTCAATTCGATGCAACAGCCGCAGCAAAGTACCGAATCGATCCGCCGTTTCAACTTGAAGCATGTCGACGCGCAAACCGTCTTGATGGTTGCCGCGACCCACCTTGGCATTCCCGAGAACGCCATGAGCGGCATCGATATCACGATCACAACCGACCTGACTGGCAAGCGTTTGTTCGTGGTCGGATCGGAAGAAAAGCTGAATCGTCTTGAACAACTTCTCAAAGTCGTCGACGTTCCCGACGAAGCGGAACTGGCACCATCGCAGCAGCAGCTCGTTTCGCATCCAGTTACCGGCGATAACTTGCAGGTGATCTACGATGTTCTACAAACGATTCTGGCGGATAAGAACCTGCGTCTCACGCGGCAGGAAGAGAGCAATACGATCGTCGCCCTGGCCGATCCTGAAGTTCACCAACTGATTCGCGAAACGATTGCGGAACTGCAAGCACCTTCGGTTGAGTTTTCCGTCGTTGAACTGGGTTCCGTCGATCCTTACTTCGCAGTATCGCTCATTGGCGAAATGTTCGGCGTCCCGAACGAGATTCCCAAGAAGGGTGAACCAGAACCCAAGGTTGCTCCACCTAAGGTCGATGCCGATCCCGGCAACCGTCGATTATTTGTGCGTGGTACCGCCGATCAGATACGGCAGATTGAACAATTGGTAACCCGCCTCGAAACCCGTTCTCCTAATACCAGCGGAACCGATCTACGATTCGTTCCTCTCACCGGTGCAACCCGCGACGAGTTGCTCGAGTCGGCCAAGCAGTCGTGGGATGGCAACAATCGTCTCGAGATTCTGCCAACCAGTGAATCGACGCAGAACCCAGTCATCGAGCGGACGCTGCATCCCGAATCAGGCACCACCACAGAACCGGCAGCGACCGTTCCGACGCAGTCGCCTGTCGAGATGACCCCGGCACCTCGCAAAACACCAAGGTCGAAGCCTTCCTTAAACGAGGACGACTTCGTCGCGTGGTCTGGTCAAAAGCCTTCAATCCCCACGTCCGTTCCTACCAGCACAACGACTCCTCCGATCCGCACCCAGGTAGTTCCTAATGGGATCTTATTGCAATCAGACGACGTTCAAGCACTCGACCAGTTCGAGCGTCATCTGCGATCGCTTTCCTCACACGAACGCAACGCGATCTCGCCGACGATCGTCTATTACCTAAAGTACGTTTCGGCGGAGGAAGCCGTGAAGATGCTCGCCGACCTGCTGGACGGCGGCAACGCCCTGAGTGATACGCCTAGCGATACACTCGTTCGAGGTTCGGTGAGTGGACTAGGTACTTTCTACGGCAGCTTGCTGTTCGATCGAGATGGCATGACGACGGTCACCGCTGGAACCGCAACGATTGTTTCCGACGCCCGTCTTAATCGCTTGATTGTTCAAGGGACGAAAGAAGACATTGCGACGATCGAAAACTATATGAAGATCATCGACAAAGATTCCAGCATCACCGAGATCGAAACGGCTGGACGCTCGCGAATCATTGCTCTGCGTCATGCGAAGGCCGAGGAAGTCGCCGAAATGATCCGCGAGGCTTTTCCTGGTCGCGTCGATACCTCTTCGCAGCGTGGTAATCCACAAGCACAACAGCAGAATGCCCCTCGTCCCACGAACGACCCACGCGGCGGTGAGGAAGAGCAGCGTCGTGTTGACGACAAGCCGACCCGTGGCAACAAGCCGGTGATGGCGGTCGCCGTCCACGAAGCGAGTAACTCGCTGGTGATTACGGCCCCAGACTCACTTTTCGCGGAAGTACAGCAGTTGGTGGAATCGGTCGATCAACGTAGCGAGCGGGCCGTTCGCGTGATCACCGCAGGGAGTGGCGTCAATCTGGAAACGATTCAGCAGATTCTATCCGAACAGTCGGGCAACACTTCGCAGCGTCCTCGCACGAACAACCGTCCGCGCAGCAATACGCCTACCCGCTCGAATAACTCGCGAGGTCGATAA
- a CDS encoding proprotein convertase P-domain-containing protein — protein MQSASYRLPTFLPLLLLILMPQWVWAQGEWIHRIDRDNNGFVEPDEISDRSRRYLEEFAVPYGLSLSRPNSVKKLEQAARLHAQRQQNGDTPAAVTGVDSPTMREFGPPADKPLLPEFGLAEVKYPYTLADLEEVEQQLRRYDRDRDGRLSPEEIERGRWSGHPPLDTDFDHDGYLTHLELAQRYAKRRIEAQSTVRSLGSRLPPSTEDRRDDRQDWRDRMRAGSSRNGDRGSASLADSLMERYDFNRNDQLDPQEMSSIGITISKVDYDRNGSIDKEEFARYLNEALEREASQRQEAIPTWFFERDQDGDKQILMSEFTDQWDQEKLDEFASYDHNQDGMITIDEVLTSKTVVGGQFSNTQAHLLLPRSTVVSEIEVADDYLIGDLNIQLSITHTYVEQLDGYLIGPDGQRIELFTGIGGSDDHFDKTIFDDDNGERISRARAPFQGTFRPEALEKRQPGLNHFRGKNLKGTWQLMIRGSRSERSGVLHGWSLLVTPDREAVDNPDSVAERLTPTDTSEEEATEGEGESPEKSFPQRANFPFSRD, from the coding sequence ATGCAGTCGGCAAGCTATCGACTTCCCACGTTCCTGCCACTTCTTCTCTTGATCCTGATGCCGCAATGGGTTTGGGCTCAAGGAGAGTGGATCCATCGTATCGACCGCGACAACAATGGCTTTGTCGAACCGGACGAAATTTCGGATCGGTCGCGTCGATACCTCGAGGAGTTCGCCGTTCCTTACGGTCTGAGCCTTTCGCGGCCGAATTCCGTGAAGAAGCTCGAGCAAGCAGCTCGCCTTCATGCCCAGCGTCAACAAAACGGCGACACGCCAGCTGCAGTCACCGGTGTCGACTCGCCAACGATGCGCGAATTTGGTCCACCGGCCGACAAGCCGCTCCTGCCGGAGTTCGGCCTCGCCGAGGTGAAGTATCCTTACACGCTGGCAGACCTGGAAGAGGTCGAACAGCAACTGCGGCGCTACGATCGTGATCGAGATGGTCGACTCAGCCCAGAGGAGATTGAACGGGGACGATGGTCTGGCCATCCGCCTCTCGATACCGATTTCGACCACGACGGTTACCTCACGCATCTGGAATTGGCCCAACGATACGCCAAACGAAGAATCGAGGCCCAAAGCACAGTTCGCAGTCTTGGCTCGCGACTACCTCCTTCAACGGAAGATCGCCGCGACGATCGCCAGGATTGGCGCGATCGGATGCGAGCCGGTAGTTCACGCAACGGCGACCGCGGCAGTGCTTCACTGGCTGATAGCCTGATGGAACGTTACGACTTCAACCGCAACGACCAGCTTGATCCGCAAGAGATGTCGAGCATCGGCATTACCATCTCGAAGGTCGACTACGACCGGAATGGATCAATCGACAAAGAAGAATTTGCCCGTTATCTGAACGAGGCCCTCGAACGGGAAGCCAGCCAACGCCAGGAAGCGATTCCAACGTGGTTCTTCGAACGCGACCAGGATGGCGACAAGCAGATCTTGATGTCGGAGTTCACCGACCAGTGGGACCAAGAGAAGCTCGACGAATTCGCTTCGTACGATCACAATCAGGATGGCATGATCACCATCGACGAAGTTCTCACCTCGAAGACGGTTGTCGGTGGCCAGTTCTCCAACACCCAGGCTCACCTGTTACTGCCACGTTCGACGGTCGTTTCCGAGATTGAAGTTGCCGACGACTACCTGATCGGCGACCTCAACATCCAGCTTTCGATCACGCACACCTATGTCGAGCAGCTCGATGGCTACCTGATTGGTCCGGATGGGCAGCGGATCGAACTGTTTACCGGCATCGGTGGTAGCGACGATCATTTCGACAAAACGATCTTCGACGACGACAATGGAGAACGGATCTCCCGGGCACGAGCCCCGTTCCAAGGCACCTTCCGTCCCGAAGCGTTGGAAAAACGCCAGCCCGGCTTGAATCACTTCCGTGGCAAGAACCTGAAGGGGACCTGGCAGTTGATGATTCGTGGCAGTCGAAGCGAACGCAGCGGTGTGCTGCACGGCTGGTCGCTGCTCGTGACGCCTGATCGCGAAGCGGTCGATAACCCTGACTCGGTGGCCGAGCGGTTGACACCTACGGACACGTCGGAGGAAGAAGCTACCGAGGGGGAAGGGGAATCTCCCGAGAAATCGTTCCCGCAGCGAGCGAATTTCCCGTTTTCGCGTGACTAG